The sequence ACCGTCAGAGTCAGCATCGGTAAATCCAGTGGTTTTACCAATATTACTGCTGTTCTTGTCAGAACCAGAGACCGCAATACCTACCACAGCACCTGCAGCGGTAATGCCCATGTCTGAAGCGTCATACGCCTGTTCCCAGGTGTTAGTAGCACCGGATACAGCTTTGATTGAGTTGTCTGCATTTACGCTGTTGACCTCAACCTTGTCTGCGGTTGGAGTGTCAGTGTCGAATTCCATAAAGTGAACCTTAGGAGCCGACTTCAGTGTTTCATCAGATACAACTCTGACAGTGATCTTCTTCTCAGAAACTGGCCTTGAAGTACCAGCGTCACCGGTAATAGTTACCGTGAACGTTGGCGCGATACCATCAGTAGAGGTAATGTCCTGTGAAGCATTGGTGTTACCAGCTGCGTCGGAAATAGCTCCCGCGAGCATCTGGAACTCAGGCTTCGCATCACCTGCAAGATCAGCATCTAAGTGTAGGTAAACTTCAGAACCGTTTACATGAACGCTACTAATGGTAACGCCATCCATCACGAAGTCCGAAGCAGCTACGCTTGCTGCGTCAATTGCGTCTGTCGAAGCAGCACCAGTGTCTTTAAACACCAGCTTGATAGCTGCGTTGTTTGATTCTTCTTCTTCATCAGTTGCGTCCCAGCCAGTACCAGTCGTTGCAGAATCAATAGTTGGCTTCTTGGAGTCAACTGTGATCTTGTAGTTCTGGTCACCTGATGTGTCGGAATCTGAATCCGTTCGAGTAGTGTTACCCGCACGGTCAGTAGCCGTTACATAGAAGTAGTGGTCCTGTGCAGCGTGTGCACCTTGGTTGAATGAGAATGAATACCCATCCGTAACCGTAGTCCAGCCGGACGTAGCGCTTGCGCTACGATCAGTGGAACCGTCAGTTCCGTCTGTGGCTAACTGGGTGTAAACATTAATGTCTACAGCAGCACCAGAAGCAGCAGCTAACGGCTCTGCAGTGGTTATTCCATCTGCGTCGTCGTCACTATTACCGTCCTGTCCTGGGTCTTCATTGTCACCTCTAAGACCAGAAGCAGAGTCAGTTACGATCGCGGCATATGTAACCGTGGTCGATTTCTGAATTGCTTTGTTCGAAGGCGTGATTGAGGTGATATCTGGTCCCTCAGCATCAACTGTCAAGCTAATGACAGTACCTTCGGAGTCCGTGACATCAATTCGCTGCCCATCAGTTGCAGTAATTTCATCACGACCCGCACTGGCACCGGATGCAACAACACGAAATGCAGCTTGGTGCACCCCGTCTGCCGCAGGCGTCGCGGCTACCAGCGACAGAGTAAGTGTAGTTCCGCTAGTAGCGTTCTTCACATCTACTGTCTGTGCCGCACCGCCAGTACCTGCCTTTTTAAAGGTTACTAGCACGTAGTCGAACGCAGTAGTTGAGTTACCAACATAAAGCGTTGTCCCTACTTTAGTGTCCTCTGGGTCAACAGTTGACACATCAATAAGAATAGCCTGGTTGGCATCTATCGTGCCGTCAGGCGCGATGTCAGTTATGTTGCCAAATACAGCAGCATTCAACCGTGGGCTAGTCCCAATATTCGTCTCACCATCAGCGGCGAGAACGGGCAAGATGATGAGCAGCGAGAAAGCTGCTGCCATCAACGTCCCTATTAGCGATACCTTACTAAATCTCACATCTACCCCCTTGTGGAGCCTTACGTTATTAGGGTCTCTAAGAACAGGGCGGTTCTTATTCATATTTTTCGCCATTCCTTTTTACAGGTCTGGCATCCCCTCATCCCAGGCGCCCATTATATAAAACGGGACAGTCGGAAGCCATAGCAACCCACTTACCCCTAGGACCGAGTGAATTTTTACCATCTCAACGGCCCAACTGTCAACTAACAAACTAGCAATTGACAAGCAATTTCTTGCAGATCAATTATATGCGAAATCCCAATATTCTGCATCATATGCAGAATTACTAGAATAACTGCGTATCTTCAATACCCTAAACCGACTCGTCAGTCGGAAAGACTACTAGAGATACTAGACGACTATATGACCGATACGAAACCAAGTCAATCAGTTTGCCCAAGCTTATTTTACTTGATTTTTTGTTCGTCGTCTCGTTACTTTATGCTTAATTTTGCCAACTAAATTCTTCCAATACCACAATGTTAAATATCTCTTGTGAGAGTATTAAGGAATTCTGCATTGTTTTTCGTTTGGCTCATTCTTTCTATAACTCTCTCAGTTGCCTCTGACGGATTCATCGCGTCAGTGGCTATCATGCTGCTCATTCGCCTCAGCAAATATACCTGGCGTAATGTAAGTTCATCGAGTAGCAATTCTTCGCGTCGTGTTCCACTCCGCTGAATATCTATTGAAGGGAAAGTCCTTCGCTCAGCAAGTCGTCGATCCAGGTGCAATTCCATATTCCCTGTCCCTTTGAATTCCTCGTAAATCACGTCGTCCATTCGGCTACCTGTTTCTACTAGGCATGCGGCCAATATAGTCAAACTGCCACCTTCTTCAGTATTTCGAGCCGCACCAAAAAAGCGTTTGGGAGGGTAAAGTGCAACTGGGTCAATCCCACCGGACAGCGTTCGACCACTCGATGGCACTGCAACGTTGTACGCACGTGTAAGCCGAGTAATGGAATCAAGCAAAATGACAACATCCCTACCAGTTTCTACTAACCGCCTGGCACGCTCAAGGCATAACTCTGCAACTCTACAGTGATCCTCAACGGGTTCATCAAAAGTTGCGCTGTATACCTCACCTTGAATTGATCGTTTTACATCTGTTACTTCTTCTGGACGTTCGCCAATCAACGCTACCATCACATGCACATCCGAATAGTTCGCGGTAATGCCTGCAGCTATTTGCTTCAGTAGTGTCGTTTTACCAGCCTTTGGTGGGGCCACTATAAGCCCTCGTTGGCCTCGCCCCACAGGAGAAAGAATATCTAGCATTCGAGTCGCTAATTCTCCCGAAGTAGTCTCTAATTTGAGTTGCACGTCAGGCGATACAGGAGTTA is a genomic window of Dehalococcoidia bacterium containing:
- the rho gene encoding transcription termination factor Rho — encoded protein: MNIAELQQKTIEELIAICGDMGLGNDKPLPKTHDALMYEVLQGYVEKFGPDLLEGGLSLASGVLEILPDGYGFLRHNGRRPDQTDAYVSQSQIRRFNLRTGDLVLGQVRLPKDSERYRGLTRVEAVNGLDPEVSRRRKNFEHLTPVSPDVQLKLETTSGELATRMLDILSPVGRGQRGLIVAPPKAGKTTLLKQIAAGITANYSDVHVMVALIGERPEEVTDVKRSIQGEVYSATFDEPVEDHCRVAELCLERARRLVETGRDVVILLDSITRLTRAYNVAVPSSGRTLSGGIDPVALYPPKRFFGAARNTEEGGSLTILAACLVETGSRMDDVIYEEFKGTGNMELHLDRRLAERRTFPSIDIQRSGTRREELLLDELTLRQVYLLRRMSSMIATDAMNPSEATERVIERMSQTKNNAEFLNTLTRDI